A single region of the Brassica rapa cultivar Chiifu-401-42 chromosome A03, CAAS_Brap_v3.01, whole genome shotgun sequence genome encodes:
- the LOC103857835 gene encoding O-acyltransferase WSD1, which produces MAREMQAEITIMEPLSPVSRLFVSPGFYGVIVFTLGFKTRCNSSAIVEGIKNTWIKLPRFSSKVVMDDKKNGEAVWVPVNVRVEDHVFVPDIDHSDITNPDQFIEDYTSNIANTLMDMSRPLWEFHVLNIKTSNAESLGIGKFHHSLGDGMSLMSLLYASSRKISDPNALPTTATTRKQVGSDDNWWLVARFWLMIRVIFTTFIELFKSLLTLCFMRDTKTPLMGKPGDRNGPRKIIHRIVSFDDVKFVKNTMKMKVNDVLLGITQAGLSRYLRKKYGEDPVTEKKKSLEETRLRGTIAVNLRPETKIKDLADMMTKGSKCRWGNFIGVVIFPLWIRSEDDPLEYVRRAKATMDKKKISMEALVLYGFIKFTMKIFGVKAVEAITKRVFSHTTLTFSNVLGPNEDISFFEHPMCYVGASALIGPQALIIHYVSYADKIIINLAVDTTVIPDPHVLCDNLVESLEIIKLSLLEKGLHKMEV; this is translated from the exons ATGGCGAGAGAGATGCAAGCAGAGATAACAATAATGGAGCCGCTTAGCCCAGTGTCTCGGCTGTTTGTTTCGCCCGGTTTCTATGGCGTCATTGTCTTTACTTTAGGGTTTAAAACTAGATGCAACTCATCTGCCATTGTTGAAGGTATCAAGAACACATGGATCAAGCTTCCCCGCTTCTCTAGCAAAGTg GTGATGGACGATAAGAAAAATGGAGAAGCGGTTTGGGTTCCTGTTAATGTTCGAGTAGAAGATCATGTTTTTGTTCCGGACATTGATCATTCTGACATTACAAACCCTGATCAATTTATAGAAGACTATACGTCAAACATAGCTAACACTCTAATGGACATGTCCAGACCTTTATGGGAATTTCATGTACTGAATATAAAGACATCAAACGCAGAATCTTTAGGTATAGGGAAGTTCCATCATTCACTCGGCGATGGGATGTCTCTTATGTCTCTTCTATATGCTAGTTCAAGAAAAATATCAGACCCCAACGCTCTTCCTACTACTGCGACTACAAGAAAACAAGTTGGTTCCGATGATAATTGGTGGCTGGTTGCCAGATTTTGGCTTATGATTAGAGTCATTTTTACAACTTTTATTGAACTGTTCAAGTCCCTCCTTACACTATGTTTTATGCGGGATACTAAAACTCCTCTCATGGGTAAACCTGGAGATCGAAATGGACCTAGAAAGATTATCCATCGGATAGTAAGCTTTGATGATGTCAAGTTCGTGAAGAACACAATGAAAATG AAAGTCAATGATGTTCTTCTTGGAATAACACAGGCAGGTCTCTCAagatatttaagaaaaaaatatg gTGAAGATCCAGTGACTGAGAAGAAAAAATCCTTAGAGGAAACACGTCTCCGGGGTACAATAGCTGTAAATCTAAGACCAGAAACAAAGATCAAG GATCTTGCTGATATGATGACAAAAGGTTCAAAATGTAGATGGGGTAATTTCATAGGTGTTGTTATATTTCCTTTATGGATAAGATCTGAGGATGATCCATTGGAATACGTCCGGAGAGCCAAAGCTACTAtggataagaaaaaaatctccATGGAAGCACTTGTGTTATATGGATTCATCAAATTTACAATGAAAATATTTGGCGTAAAG GCCGTAGAAGCTATCACTAAGAGGGTATTTAGCCATACAACGCTGACATTTTCTAATGTGTTGGGTCCAAACGAAGATATAAGTTTCTTTGAACATCCCATGTGTTACGTCGGAGCAAGCGCATTGATTGGACCACAA GCTCTTATCATCCATTATGTAAGCTACGCAGACAAGATTATCATCAATCTAGCTGTCGATACAACAGTGATTCCAGACCCTCATGTACTATGTGATAATTTGGTAGAGTCGCTTGAAATCATCAAACTTTCTCTCTTGGAGAAAGGACTTCATAAAATGGAGGTTTGA
- the LOC103857836 gene encoding probable aquaporin PIP2-6, giving the protein MSTDLTEEESLSGKDYQDPPRVKIFEARELGKWSFYRAVIAEFIATLLFLYVTVLTVIGFKSQTDLQTGGGACASVGLLGISWAFGGMIFILVYCTAGISGGHINPAVTFGLFLASKVSLVRAISYIVAQCLGATCGVGLVKVFQKTYYNRYGGGANVLADGYNVGVGVGAEIIGTFVLVYTVFSATDPKRNARDSHIPVLAPLPIGFSVFMVHLATIPITGTGINPARSFGAAVIYNNQKAWDDQWIFWVGPFVGAAIAALYHQFVLRAGAMKAYGSVRSQLHELHA; this is encoded by the exons ATGTCAACAGATTTGACGGAGGAGGAGTCGTTGTCCGGCAAGGATTACCAAGATCCACCGCGTGTTAAGATTTTCGAGGCGAGGGAGCTAGGAAAATGGTCCTTCTATAGAGCAGTCATCGCCGAGTTCATAGCTACTCTCCTCTTTCTATACGTCACCGTCTTGACAGTCATCGGTTTCAAGAGCCAGACGGATCTCCAAACCGGCGGTGGAGCCTGCGCCAGCGTCGGCCTTCTTGGCATCTCTTGGGCCTTCGGTGGCATGATCTTCATCCTTGTCTACTGCACTGCAGGAATCTCTG GTGGGCACATTAACCCCGCAGTGACGTTTGGACTATTCTTGGCTAGCAAGGTGTCGTTGGTGAGAGCTATATCATACATAGTGGCTCAGTGTCTCGGAGCGACTTGCGGAGTTGGTTTGGTGAAAGTCTTTCAGAAGACTTATTACAACCGTTATGGCGGTGGAGCCAACGTCCTCGCCGATGGATACAACGTTGGTGTTGGTGTTGGTGCTGAGATTATCGGCACTTTTGTCCTTGTCTACACGGTCTTCTCTGCTACAGACCCCAAGCGTAATGCCCGTGACTCTCACATTCCT GTATTAGCCCCATTACCAATTGGATTTTCCGTGTTCATGGTTCATTTAGCTACAATCCCAATCACTGGAACCGGAATTAACCCGGCTAGGAGTTTTGGAGCTGCAGTCATCTACAACAATCAAAAGGCTTGGGATGATCAA TGGATCTTCTGGGTGGGTCCATTTGTGGGAGCAGCCATTGCAGCTTTGTACCATCAGTTTGTGTTGAGAGCTGGTGCTATGAAGGCTTATGGGTCAGTCAGGAGCCAGCTTCACGAGCTTCACGcttag
- the LOC103857838 gene encoding probable acetyltransferase NATA1-like: MAAAAAPPPPPTAAPEPNMVPQTSPIGHPIFSRIRLATPLDVPFIHKLIHQMAVFERLTHLFSATESNLSSTLFTSPPFKSFTVFLLEVSRSPFPTTLPSPPDFTPLLKTHNLDLPIEDPESYNFTPDMLNDVVVAGFVLFFPNYSSFLAKPGFYIEDIFVREPYRRKGFGSMLLTAVAKQAVKMGYGRVEWVVLDWNANAIKFYEQMGAQILQEWRVCRLAGDALLAFDNVSI, translated from the coding sequence ATGGCAGCCGCCGCCGCACCTCCACCACCTCCAACCGCAGCACCAGAGCCAAACATGGTCCCACAAACCTCCCCCATCGGCCACCCAATCTTCTCCCGCATCCGCCTCGCCACGCCTCTCGACGTCCCCTTCATCCACAAACTCATCCACCAGATGGCCGTCTTCGAGCGCCTCACTCACCTCTTCTCCGCCACCGAGTCAAACCTCTCCTCCACTCTCTTCACCTCCCCTCCCTTCAAATCCTTCACCGTCTTCCTCCTCGAAGTCTCCCGCTCCCCGTTCCCCACCACACTCCCTTCCCCTCCAGACTTCACCCCTCTCCTCAAAACTCACAACCTCGATCTCCCTATAGAGGACCCCGAGAGCTACAACTTCACGCCGGATATGTTAAACGACGTCGTGGTGGCtgggtttgttttgttttttccgAACTACTCGAGCTTTTTGGCGAAGCCTGGGTTTTACATAGAGGATATCTTTGTGAGGGAGCCGTATAGGAGGAAAGGGTTTGGGAGTATGCTGCTGACGGCGGTGGCGAAGCAGGCGGTGAAGATGGGGTACGGGAGGGTGGAGTGGGTTGTGCTTGATTGGAATGCGAATGCGATTAAGTTTTATGAGCAGATGGGTGCTCAGATTCTTCAGGAGTGGAGGGTTTGTAGGCTTGCTGGTGATGCTCTTCTGGCTTTCGATAACGTTAGCATCTGA
- the LOC103857839 gene encoding peroxidase 24 — MAKNQQTLARFLFSLVLFLALLLYVDGKTDSHSNGHNNGHNNGHATRRGRWEGKLKMKFYHKTCPEAEDIVNEIVSKKVKANPSLAAKLLRVHYHDCFVRGCDASLLLDSVAGKAASEKEARPNLSLVGFEIIDEIKSILEDRCPKTVSCADILTLAARDAVSYQYGRPLWNVFTGRVDGRVSLATEATRDLPSAGANFTSLLKLFADSDLDVVDLVALSGAHTIGTARCGVFGRRLLNFTGKGDTDPSLNSSYASFLKSKCSDKSQRLINSSAVVGMDPTGALSFDSGYFVSLLQHKGLFTSDAALLTDPSAAHIASVFQNSESFLAQFGRSMIKMSSIKVLTLGDEGGEIRRNCRVVN; from the exons ATGGCTAAGAATCAGCAGACTCTAGCTCGGTTTCTATTttctcttgttttgtttttggccCTCTTACTCTATGTTGATGGTAAGACAGACAGTCACAGCAACGGTCATAATAACGGTCATAACAATGGCCATGCGACGAGGAGAGGAAGATGGGAGGGTAAGCTGAAGATGAAATTCTATCACAAGACCTGTCCTGAAGCCGAAGATATCGTGAACGAAATTGTGTCCAAGAAAGTCAAAGCAAACCCTAGCTTAGCTGCCAAGTTACTGAGGGTTCATTACCATGACTGCTTTGTTAGG GGGTGTGACGCATCACTGCTTTTAGATTCAGTTGCTGGCAAAGCCGCGTCAGAGAAGGAAGCGAGACCTAATCTCTCGCTTGTAGGGTTTGAAATCATCGATGAGATCAAGTCCATTCTTGAAGATCGATGCCCCAAAACCGTCTCCTGCGCTGACATTCTCACGCTAGCCGCCCGCGATGCCGTCTCGTACCAA TATGGTCGGCCGCTATGGAATGTCTTTACCGGACGTGTTGATGGAAGAGTTTCATTGGCGACAGAGGCCACCAGAGACTTGCCGTCCGCTGGGGCAAACTTCACCTCTCTACTGAAACTCTTTGCCGACAGCGATTTGGACGTCGTTGACCTCGTTGCTTTATCAG GAGCACACACAATAGGAACAGCACGATGCGGTGTGTTTGGTCGGAGACTGTTGAACTTCACCGGAAAAGGGGACACGGATCCTTCTCTGAACTCAAGCTACGCCTCTTTCCTCAAATCCAAATGCTCCGACAAATCTCAAAGACTCATCAACTCTTCCGCAGTGGTCGGAATGGACCCCACAGGAGCACTCTCCTTCGACAGTGGCTACTTCGTATCTCTCCTACAACACAAAGGACTCTTCACCTCTGACGCTGCCTTGTTGACTGATCCCTCAGCCGCTCACATTGCTAGTGTTTTCCAAAACTCTGAAAGCTTTCTTGCTCAGTTTGGTCGGTCTATGATCAAGATGAGCTCCATCAAGGTTCTTACACTTGGAGATGAAGGTGGTGAGATTCGGAGAAACTGTCGCGTCGTCAACTAA